The proteins below are encoded in one region of Vespula pensylvanica isolate Volc-1 chromosome 4, ASM1446617v1, whole genome shotgun sequence:
- the LOC122628421 gene encoding uncharacterized protein LOC122628421 isoform X2: protein MVPEVFFFLVYYFDNTDSVILRNIISNMFQDVTSTFAIKLYSLMDIVNFLPYPLNIWDKRIITEDFTGNNNRTKNIDILLGYFILLWVALYLVYEKCLNSLLRRMRIPLTQRYRIIEAVWNCGFCFGSICYVMSMPNENLNFSSHGFNITHKELAIALHKSFFFHRAGVAIICHSTWIRGLANLLFASFILNMLYQKWCVIENAFLFYRALDIILIDICRILLCTTQVSGKAGKVFAKILFSFHCLNWVYLYVFFVPKLMWPEKVNHMKVDLALWLWFVAECLDSIWLRLCGCGKTAHWLEICLFPPPSQEAIELANIQRRHINSLKKSVNTKSPKKKEFWQALLCAMVIKKKINRIRNAKETNSQCQSNLELISDAKDTEIVEEIN, encoded by the exons ATGGTACCAgaagtatttttcttccttgtatACTATTTTGACAATACTGATAGTGTGATTCTGAGAAATATA ATTTCAAACATGTTCCAAGACGTGACAAGCACTTTTGCAATTAAATTGTATTCTTTAATGGACATCGTCAACTTTTTACCATACCCATTGAATATTTGGGATAAGAGGATTATAACTGAAGACTTTACTGGAAACAATAATAGGactaaaaatatagatattctGCTaggatatttcattttactttggGTAGCTCTTTATCTTGTCTATGAAAAATGTCTGAAT tcACTACTTCGTCGTATGCGTATTCCATTGACACAAAGATATAGAATAATTGAAGCAGTATGGAATTGTGGATTTTGCTTTGGTAGCATTTGCTATGTCATGTCTATGCCTAACgagaatttaaatttttcttctcatgGATTTAATATAACGCATAAGGAATTGGCAATTGCTTTGcacaaaagtttctttttccatcgtgCCGGTGTTGCGATTATTTGTCATAGTACTTGGATTCGAGGCTTggcaaatttattatttgcatctttcattttaaatatgcTTTATCAAAA gtGGTGTGTGATAGAGAATGcctttctattttatagagctcttgatataatattaatagatatttgcAGGATTCTTTTATGTACTACTCAAGTTAGTGGTAAAGCTGGGAAAGTATTCgctaaaatattattctcgtTTCACTGTCTCAATTG GGTTTATCTTTACGTATTTTTTGTACCTAAACTGATGTGGCCAGAAAAAGTGAATCATATGAAAGTGGATCTTGCTTTATGGTTATGGTTTGTTGCAGAATGTTTGGATTCg atATGGTTAAGACTTTGTGGATGCGGTAAAACAGCTCATTGGCTTGAAATTTGCCTTTTTCCACCACCTTCTCAAGAAGCTATTGAACTTGCTAATATACAAAGGAGgcatataaattctttaaagaaaTCAGTTAACACTAAAtcaccaaagaaaaaagaattctggCAAGCATTATTAT gtGCAATGGTGATTAAGAAGAAGATCAATAGGATACGAAATGCAAAAGAAACGAACTCTCAATGCCAGAGTAATCTCGAACTCATATCCGACGCAAAAGACACGGAAATTGTGgaggaaataaattaa
- the LOC122628421 gene encoding uncharacterized protein LOC122628421 isoform X1 yields MVSEVFFFFVYYSDNIDCRMLRNVISNMFQDVTSTFAIKLYSLMDIVNFLPYPLNIWDKRIITEDFTGNNNRTKNIDILLGYFILLWVALYLVYEKCLNSLLRRMRIPLTQRYRIIEAVWNCGFCFGSICYVMSMPNENLNFSSHGFNITHKELAIALHKSFFFHRAGVAIICHSTWIRGLANLLFASFILNMLYQKWCVIENAFLFYRALDIILIDICRILLCTTQVSGKAGKVFAKILFSFHCLNWVYLYVFFVPKLMWPEKVNHMKVDLALWLWFVAECLDSIWLRLCGCGKTAHWLEICLFPPPSQEAIELANIQRRHINSLKKSVNTKSPKKKEFWQALLCAMVIKKKINRIRNAKETNSQCQSNLELISDAKDTEIVEEIN; encoded by the exons ATGGTATCAgaagtatttttcttctttgtataCTATTCTGACAATATTGATTGTAGGATGCTGAGAAATGTA ATTTCAAACATGTTCCAAGACGTGACAAGCACTTTTGCAATTAAATTGTATTCTTTAATGGACATCGTCAACTTTTTACCATACCCATTGAATATTTGGGATAAGAGGATTATAACTGAAGACTTTACTGGAAACAATAATAGGactaaaaatatagatattctGCTaggatatttcattttactttggGTAGCTCTTTATCTTGTCTATGAAAAATGTCTGAAT tcACTACTTCGTCGTATGCGTATTCCATTGACACAAAGATATAGAATAATTGAAGCAGTATGGAATTGTGGATTTTGCTTTGGTAGCATTTGCTATGTCATGTCTATGCCTAACgagaatttaaatttttcttctcatgGATTTAATATAACGCATAAGGAATTGGCAATTGCTTTGcacaaaagtttctttttccatcgtgCCGGTGTTGCGATTATTTGTCATAGTACTTGGATTCGAGGCTTggcaaatttattatttgcatctttcattttaaatatgcTTTATCAAAA gtGGTGTGTGATAGAGAATGcctttctattttatagagctcttgatataatattaatagatatttgcAGGATTCTTTTATGTACTACTCAAGTTAGTGGTAAAGCTGGGAAAGTATTCgctaaaatattattctcgtTTCACTGTCTCAATTG GGTTTATCTTTACGTATTTTTTGTACCTAAACTGATGTGGCCAGAAAAAGTGAATCATATGAAAGTGGATCTTGCTTTATGGTTATGGTTTGTTGCAGAATGTTTGGATTCg atATGGTTAAGACTTTGTGGATGCGGTAAAACAGCTCATTGGCTTGAAATTTGCCTTTTTCCACCACCTTCTCAAGAAGCTATTGAACTTGCTAATATACAAAGGAGgcatataaattctttaaagaaaTCAGTTAACACTAAAtcaccaaagaaaaaagaattctggCAAGCATTATTAT gtGCAATGGTGATTAAGAAGAAGATCAATAGGATACGAAATGCAAAAGAAACGAACTCTCAATGCCAGAGTAATCTCGAACTCATATCCGACGCAAAAGACACGGAAATTGTGgaggaaataaattaa
- the LOC122628417 gene encoding uncharacterized protein LOC122628417 isoform X4, whose product MENLFKEGRIVGAMLPSMINSVNNLEGSTSISSISIEGDEHINVHSDINNINSCNTIGIQKEVNDINIENFAWTNQTTKLLLQKYNDRKSKFRDPKIKKKLLWMEIVEEFKIKGYNVNEAIVDRKMRNLKQSYKSIKDNNKKTSRNRITWKWYDTMEDLFNEDRTMNVGATLSFVINSVNIKEDSTSILPTSPEDDVHINTIHASIDNINSCETIGIQKEVNDMNIENFAWTNQTTKLLLQKYNDRKSKFRDPKIKKKLLWMEIVEEFKIKGYNVNGAILDRKMRNLKQSYKSIRDKKKTSTGHSRITWKWYDTMDDLFKEDQTINVGVTLSSMINSIINQEGSTSIPSTSIEDDEHINTVYSDTNAAQSKMTENFTENRTSIRCVKEFIKGNLYISYWLINCIQFNFDLYKYKIESSNNFDKNIIVNVNLREQLFISYSPVPDILSKQHSFKNLKEKATESRALYNIRKMMLVGEERRVDAINKLSEKIEEHNKIQRERNDILKCLISLQKNVRKK is encoded by the exons ATGGAAAATCTGTTTAAAGAAGGTCGAATAGTAGGTGCTATGTTGCCCTCTATGATAAATAGCGTAAATAATTTGGAAGGTTCCACTTCAATTTCATCAATATCAATTGAAGGTGACGAACATATAAATGTCCACTcggatattaataatataaactcATGTAACACGATAGGAATACAAAAAGAAGTGAATG atattaatattgaaaattttgcaTGGACCAATCAAACCACCAAATTACTTTTACAAAAGTATAATGATAGAAAGAGTAAATTTCGTGATCCTAAAATTAAGAAGAAGTTATTATGGATGGAGATTGTAGAAGAGTTTAAAATTAAAGGTTATAATGTTAATGAAGCTATTGTAGATCGTAAAATGAGAAATTTGAAACAGtcgtataaaagtataaaggacaataacaaaaaaactAGTCGCAATCGAATTACTTGGAAATGGTATGACACAATGGAGGATCTATTTAATGAAGATCGAACTATGAATGTAGGTGCTACATTGTCCTTTGTGATAAATAgtgtaaatattaaagaagattCTACATCAATTTTACCAACATCACCTGAAGatgatgtacatataaatactatTCATGCAagtattgataatataaattcatgtGAAACAATAGGAATACAGAAAGAAGTGAAtg AtatgaatattgaaaattttgcaTGGACGAATCAAACCACCAAAttacttttacaaaaatataatgataggAAAAGTAAATTTCGTGACcctaaaattaagaaaaagttgTTATGGATGGAAATTGTAGaggaatttaaaattaaaggtTATAATGTTAATGGTGCTATCCTAGACCGCAAAATGAGAAATTTAAAACAGtcatataaaagtataagagataaaaagaaaacaagcaCAGGTCACTCTCGAATTACTTGGAAATGGTATGACACAATGGATGATCTATTTAAAGAAGATCAAACCATAAACGTAGGTGTTACGTTATCCTCCATGataaatagtataattaaTCAAGAAGGTTCCACTTCAATTCCATCAACATCAATTGAAGATGATGAACATATAAATACTGTCTATTCGGATACTAATGCTGCACAGTCCAAAATGACAGAAAATTTTACAGAAAATAGAACTTCAATAAGGTGtgtaaaagaatttataaaaggtaacttatatatttcttattggcTAATTAACTGTATACAATTTAACTttgatctatataaatataagatagaaagtagtaataattttgacaaaaatattattgtaaatgtaAATCTTAGAGAGCagttatttatatcttacagTCCTGTTCCCGATATCCTATCAAAGCAACATTCTTTCAAgaacttaaaagaaaaagctacTGAATCAAGAgcactatataatatacgtaaaatGATGTTAGTTggtgaagaaagaagagtagatgcaattaataaattaagtgaaaaaattgaagaacaTAACAAAattcaacgagaaagaaatgatattttgaaatgtttaatttctttacaaaAGAATGTACGTAAAAAatga
- the LOC122628417 gene encoding uncharacterized protein LOC122628417 isoform X1 gives MENLFKEGRIVGAMLPSMINSVNNLEGSTSISSISIEGDEHINVHSDINNINSCNTIGIQKEVNGRCPITWKWYNTMEDLFKEDQAINVGATLSSMINNINNLEGFTSIPPTSIPNDEHINPVYSDIDNINLCEAIGIQKEVNDINIENFAWTNQTTKLLLQKYNDRKSKFRDPKIKKKLLWMEIVEEFKIKGYNVNEAIVDRKMRNLKQSYKSIKDNNKKTSRNRITWKWYDTMEDLFNEDRTMNVGATLSFVINSVNIKEDSTSILPTSPEDDVHINTIHASIDNINSCETIGIQKEVNDMNIENFAWTNQTTKLLLQKYNDRKSKFRDPKIKKKLLWMEIVEEFKIKGYNVNGAILDRKMRNLKQSYKSIRDKKKTSTGHSRITWKWYDTMDDLFKEDQTINVGVTLSSMINSIINQEGSTSIPSTSIEDDEHINTVYSDTNAAQSKMTENFTENRTSIRCVKEFIKGNLYISYWLINCIQFNFDLYKYKIESSNNFDKNIIVNVNLREQLFISYSPVPDILSKQHSFKNLKEKATESRALYNIRKMMLVGEERRVDAINKLSEKIEEHNKIQRERNDILKCLISLQKNVRKK, from the exons ATGGAAAATCTGTTTAAAGAAGGTCGAATAGTAGGTGCTATGTTGCCCTCTATGATAAATAGCGTAAATAATTTGGAAGGTTCCACTTCAATTTCATCAATATCAATTGAAGGTGACGAACATATAAATGTCCACTcggatattaataatataaactcATGTAACACGATAGGAATACAAAAAGAAGTGAATG GTCGATGTCCAATTACCTGGAAATGGTACAACACAATGGAGGATCTATTTAAAGAAGATCAAGCCATAAACGTAGGTGCTACATTGTCTTCTatgataaataacataaataatttggAAGGTTTTACTTCAATTCCACCTACATCAATTCCAAATGATGAACATATAAATCCTGTCTACTcagatatagataatataaactTATGTGAAGCGATAGGAATACAAAAAGAAGTGAATG atattaatattgaaaattttgcaTGGACCAATCAAACCACCAAATTACTTTTACAAAAGTATAATGATAGAAAGAGTAAATTTCGTGATCCTAAAATTAAGAAGAAGTTATTATGGATGGAGATTGTAGAAGAGTTTAAAATTAAAGGTTATAATGTTAATGAAGCTATTGTAGATCGTAAAATGAGAAATTTGAAACAGtcgtataaaagtataaaggacaataacaaaaaaactAGTCGCAATCGAATTACTTGGAAATGGTATGACACAATGGAGGATCTATTTAATGAAGATCGAACTATGAATGTAGGTGCTACATTGTCCTTTGTGATAAATAgtgtaaatattaaagaagattCTACATCAATTTTACCAACATCACCTGAAGatgatgtacatataaatactatTCATGCAagtattgataatataaattcatgtGAAACAATAGGAATACAGAAAGAAGTGAAtg AtatgaatattgaaaattttgcaTGGACGAATCAAACCACCAAAttacttttacaaaaatataatgataggAAAAGTAAATTTCGTGACcctaaaattaagaaaaagttgTTATGGATGGAAATTGTAGaggaatttaaaattaaaggtTATAATGTTAATGGTGCTATCCTAGACCGCAAAATGAGAAATTTAAAACAGtcatataaaagtataagagataaaaagaaaacaagcaCAGGTCACTCTCGAATTACTTGGAAATGGTATGACACAATGGATGATCTATTTAAAGAAGATCAAACCATAAACGTAGGTGTTACGTTATCCTCCATGataaatagtataattaaTCAAGAAGGTTCCACTTCAATTCCATCAACATCAATTGAAGATGATGAACATATAAATACTGTCTATTCGGATACTAATGCTGCACAGTCCAAAATGACAGAAAATTTTACAGAAAATAGAACTTCAATAAGGTGtgtaaaagaatttataaaaggtaacttatatatttcttattggcTAATTAACTGTATACAATTTAACTttgatctatataaatataagatagaaagtagtaataattttgacaaaaatattattgtaaatgtaAATCTTAGAGAGCagttatttatatcttacagTCCTGTTCCCGATATCCTATCAAAGCAACATTCTTTCAAgaacttaaaagaaaaagctacTGAATCAAGAgcactatataatatacgtaaaatGATGTTAGTTggtgaagaaagaagagtagatgcaattaataaattaagtgaaaaaattgaagaacaTAACAAAattcaacgagaaagaaatgatattttgaaatgtttaatttctttacaaaAGAATGTACGTAAAAAatga
- the LOC122628417 gene encoding uncharacterized protein LOC122628417 isoform X3, which translates to MENLFKEGRIVGAMLPSMINSVNNLEGSTSISSISIEGDEHINVHSDINNINSCNTIGIQKEVNGRCPITWKWYNTMEDLFKEDQAINVGATLSSMINNINNLEGFTSIPPTSIPNDEHINPVYSDIDNINLCEAIGIQKEVNDINIENFAWTNQTTKLLLQKYNDRKSKFRDPKIKKKLLWMEIVEEFKIKGYNVNEAIVDRKMRNLKQSYKSIKDNNKKTSRNRITWKWYDTMEDLFNEDRTMNVGATLSFVINSVNIKEDSTSILPTSPEDDVHINTIHASIDNINSCETIGIQKEVNDMNIENFAWTNQTTKLLLQKYNDRKSKFRDPKIKKKLLWMEIVEEFKIKGYNVNGAILDRKMRNLKQSYKSIRDKKKTSTGHSRITWKWYDTMDDLFKEDQTINVGVTLSSMINSIINQEGSTSIPSTSIEDDEHINTVYSDTNAAQSKMTENFTENRTSISPVPDILSKQHSFKNLKEKATESRALYNIRKMMLVGEERRVDAINKLSEKIEEHNKIQRERNDILKCLISLQKNVRKK; encoded by the exons ATGGAAAATCTGTTTAAAGAAGGTCGAATAGTAGGTGCTATGTTGCCCTCTATGATAAATAGCGTAAATAATTTGGAAGGTTCCACTTCAATTTCATCAATATCAATTGAAGGTGACGAACATATAAATGTCCACTcggatattaataatataaactcATGTAACACGATAGGAATACAAAAAGAAGTGAATG GTCGATGTCCAATTACCTGGAAATGGTACAACACAATGGAGGATCTATTTAAAGAAGATCAAGCCATAAACGTAGGTGCTACATTGTCTTCTatgataaataacataaataatttggAAGGTTTTACTTCAATTCCACCTACATCAATTCCAAATGATGAACATATAAATCCTGTCTACTcagatatagataatataaactTATGTGAAGCGATAGGAATACAAAAAGAAGTGAATG atattaatattgaaaattttgcaTGGACCAATCAAACCACCAAATTACTTTTACAAAAGTATAATGATAGAAAGAGTAAATTTCGTGATCCTAAAATTAAGAAGAAGTTATTATGGATGGAGATTGTAGAAGAGTTTAAAATTAAAGGTTATAATGTTAATGAAGCTATTGTAGATCGTAAAATGAGAAATTTGAAACAGtcgtataaaagtataaaggacaataacaaaaaaactAGTCGCAATCGAATTACTTGGAAATGGTATGACACAATGGAGGATCTATTTAATGAAGATCGAACTATGAATGTAGGTGCTACATTGTCCTTTGTGATAAATAgtgtaaatattaaagaagattCTACATCAATTTTACCAACATCACCTGAAGatgatgtacatataaatactatTCATGCAagtattgataatataaattcatgtGAAACAATAGGAATACAGAAAGAAGTGAAtg AtatgaatattgaaaattttgcaTGGACGAATCAAACCACCAAAttacttttacaaaaatataatgataggAAAAGTAAATTTCGTGACcctaaaattaagaaaaagttgTTATGGATGGAAATTGTAGaggaatttaaaattaaaggtTATAATGTTAATGGTGCTATCCTAGACCGCAAAATGAGAAATTTAAAACAGtcatataaaagtataagagataaaaagaaaacaagcaCAGGTCACTCTCGAATTACTTGGAAATGGTATGACACAATGGATGATCTATTTAAAGAAGATCAAACCATAAACGTAGGTGTTACGTTATCCTCCATGataaatagtataattaaTCAAGAAGGTTCCACTTCAATTCCATCAACATCAATTGAAGATGATGAACATATAAATACTGTCTATTCGGATACTAATGCTGCACAGTCCAAAATGACAGAAAATTTTACAGAAAATAGAACTTCAATAAG TCCTGTTCCCGATATCCTATCAAAGCAACATTCTTTCAAgaacttaaaagaaaaagctacTGAATCAAGAgcactatataatatacgtaaaatGATGTTAGTTggtgaagaaagaagagtagatgcaattaataaattaagtgaaaaaattgaagaacaTAACAAAattcaacgagaaagaaatgatattttgaaatgtttaatttctttacaaaAGAATGTACGTAAAAAatga
- the LOC122628417 gene encoding uncharacterized protein LOC122628417 isoform X2, with protein sequence MEIVEEFKIKGYDVNEAILDSKMRNLKQSYENIKNNKKKTSTGRCPITWKWYNTMEDLFKEDQAINVGATLSSMINNINNLEGFTSIPPTSIPNDEHINPVYSDIDNINLCEAIGIQKEVNDINIENFAWTNQTTKLLLQKYNDRKSKFRDPKIKKKLLWMEIVEEFKIKGYNVNEAIVDRKMRNLKQSYKSIKDNNKKTSRNRITWKWYDTMEDLFNEDRTMNVGATLSFVINSVNIKEDSTSILPTSPEDDVHINTIHASIDNINSCETIGIQKEVNDMNIENFAWTNQTTKLLLQKYNDRKSKFRDPKIKKKLLWMEIVEEFKIKGYNVNGAILDRKMRNLKQSYKSIRDKKKTSTGHSRITWKWYDTMDDLFKEDQTINVGVTLSSMINSIINQEGSTSIPSTSIEDDEHINTVYSDTNAAQSKMTENFTENRTSIRCVKEFIKGNLYISYWLINCIQFNFDLYKYKIESSNNFDKNIIVNVNLREQLFISYSPVPDILSKQHSFKNLKEKATESRALYNIRKMMLVGEERRVDAINKLSEKIEEHNKIQRERNDILKCLISLQKNVRKK encoded by the exons ATGGAGATTGTAGaggaatttaaaattaaaggtTATGATGTTAATGAAGCTATTCTAGATAGCAAAATGAGAAATTTAAAACAGTcctatgaaaatataaagaataacaaaaaaaaaacaagtacaGGTCGATGTCCAATTACCTGGAAATGGTACAACACAATGGAGGATCTATTTAAAGAAGATCAAGCCATAAACGTAGGTGCTACATTGTCTTCTatgataaataacataaataatttggAAGGTTTTACTTCAATTCCACCTACATCAATTCCAAATGATGAACATATAAATCCTGTCTACTcagatatagataatataaactTATGTGAAGCGATAGGAATACAAAAAGAAGTGAATG atattaatattgaaaattttgcaTGGACCAATCAAACCACCAAATTACTTTTACAAAAGTATAATGATAGAAAGAGTAAATTTCGTGATCCTAAAATTAAGAAGAAGTTATTATGGATGGAGATTGTAGAAGAGTTTAAAATTAAAGGTTATAATGTTAATGAAGCTATTGTAGATCGTAAAATGAGAAATTTGAAACAGtcgtataaaagtataaaggacaataacaaaaaaactAGTCGCAATCGAATTACTTGGAAATGGTATGACACAATGGAGGATCTATTTAATGAAGATCGAACTATGAATGTAGGTGCTACATTGTCCTTTGTGATAAATAgtgtaaatattaaagaagattCTACATCAATTTTACCAACATCACCTGAAGatgatgtacatataaatactatTCATGCAagtattgataatataaattcatgtGAAACAATAGGAATACAGAAAGAAGTGAAtg AtatgaatattgaaaattttgcaTGGACGAATCAAACCACCAAAttacttttacaaaaatataatgataggAAAAGTAAATTTCGTGACcctaaaattaagaaaaagttgTTATGGATGGAAATTGTAGaggaatttaaaattaaaggtTATAATGTTAATGGTGCTATCCTAGACCGCAAAATGAGAAATTTAAAACAGtcatataaaagtataagagataaaaagaaaacaagcaCAGGTCACTCTCGAATTACTTGGAAATGGTATGACACAATGGATGATCTATTTAAAGAAGATCAAACCATAAACGTAGGTGTTACGTTATCCTCCATGataaatagtataattaaTCAAGAAGGTTCCACTTCAATTCCATCAACATCAATTGAAGATGATGAACATATAAATACTGTCTATTCGGATACTAATGCTGCACAGTCCAAAATGACAGAAAATTTTACAGAAAATAGAACTTCAATAAGGTGtgtaaaagaatttataaaaggtaacttatatatttcttattggcTAATTAACTGTATACAATTTAACTttgatctatataaatataagatagaaagtagtaataattttgacaaaaatattattgtaaatgtaAATCTTAGAGAGCagttatttatatcttacagTCCTGTTCCCGATATCCTATCAAAGCAACATTCTTTCAAgaacttaaaagaaaaagctacTGAATCAAGAgcactatataatatacgtaaaatGATGTTAGTTggtgaagaaagaagagtagatgcaattaataaattaagtgaaaaaattgaagaacaTAACAAAattcaacgagaaagaaatgatattttgaaatgtttaatttctttacaaaAGAATGTACGTAAAAAatga